From Oenanthe melanoleuca isolate GR-GAL-2019-014 unplaced genomic scaffold, OMel1.0 S200, whole genome shotgun sequence, a single genomic window includes:
- the LOC130266759 gene encoding carbohydrate sulfotransferase 5-like, which produces MPFKNSYLILFSIHFLLQKIRIFFSCCPPSVRMARIRIPSTVVIIFVTVQTGFLLFMYARYSSFMPQSEEKPSQVHILILSSWRSGSSFVGQLFSQHPSVFYLMEPAWHVWVTMYQNSAKVLHMAVRDLVRSVFLCDMSVFDAYMPWKRNLSDLFQWAASRALCSAPACDSFQRTDITSELACKTLCGRYPFSKVEEACKTYSHVVIKEVRFFDLKVLYPLLTDPSLNLKIIHLVRDPRAVVKSREQSVKALARDNGIVLSTNGTKVEDSKYKVMQEVCRSHVQIYETASLKPPNFLKDRYLMVRFEDLVRDPFSEISEMYKFADLSLTPRLKSWIYNITHGQGPGKKKEAFKITSRDAVSVSQAWRNVLSFQKVKKIQEVCKGAINILGYQLVDSEKEQRDLTLDLVLPRRQNQFSWSSFNPKH; this is translated from the coding sequence cttttcttgttGCCCTCCTTCGGTGAGAATGGCAAGGATTCGGATTCCTAGCACAGTAGTTATCATTTTTGTCACAGTTCAGACTGGATTCTTACTCTTCATGTATGCCCGGTACAGTAGCTTCATGCCTCAGTCTGAGGAGAAACCATCACAAGTCCACATACTTATTCTCTCCTCCTGGCGGTCGGGATCTTCTTTTGTCGGTCAGCTTTTCAGCCAGCACCCCAGCGTCTTCTACCTGATGGAGCCTGCATGGCACGTGTGGGTTACAATGTACCAGAACAGTGCCAAAGTCTTACACATGGCAGTGCGGGACTTAGTCAGGTCGGTCTTTCTGTGTGACATGTCTGTGTTTGATGCTTACATGCCTTGGAAAAGAAACTTATCCGATCTTTTCCAGTGGGCAGCAAGTCGGGCTCTGTGTTCAGCTCCTGCTTGTGACTCTTTTCAACGTACTGACATAACCAGTGAATTGGCATGCAAGACTCTTTGTGGACGGTATCCATTCAGCAAGGTGGAGGAAGCCTGTAAAACTTACAGCCATGTTGTCATCAAGGAAGTTCGATTCTTTGACTTGAAAGTCCTATATCCCCTTCTCACTGATCCCTCCCTGAATCTCAAAATTATTCACCTGGTCCGTGACCCCAGGGCAGTCGTTAAGTCACGGGAACAATCGGTCAAAGCGTTAGCCCGAGACAACGGAATTGTCTTGAGTACCAATGGCACTAAAGTGGAAGATAGCAAATACAAAGTAATGCAAGAGGTATGTAGAAGTCATGTTCAGATTTATGAAACAGCTTCTCTAAAACCACCTAATTTCCTGAAAGATCGCTATTTAATGGTCCGTTTTGAAGATCTGGTAAGAGAtccattttcagaaatttcagaaatgtatAAATTTGCAGATCTTAGTTTGACTCCCAGGCTCAAAAGCTGGATCTATAATATCACACATGGACAgggaccaggaaaaaaaaaagaagccttcAAAATAACATCTCGAGATGCAGTCAGTGTTTCACAGGCCTGGAGAAATGttctttcctttcagaaagTTAAGAAAATACAGGAAGTTTGCAAAGGTGCTATAAACATTCTTGGTTATCAGCTGGTGgattcagaaaaagaacaaagagatCTGACATTGGATTTGGTGTTGCCAAGACGACAAAATCAATTCAGTTGGTCATCATTTAATCCAAAGCACTGA